A single window of Tolypothrix sp. NIES-4075 DNA harbors:
- a CDS encoding AAA family ATPase: MIASISHNYPTNFESVADRLPPENIDAEEAVLGGLLLDKTAIYRVWDTLKPEHFYVSAHKDIYQACISLAKKQQPTDLISINNWLSDHDLLQRIGGRNKTASLLDRSVSAINIDALANLLIEKSIRRQIIQLGNECVHFGYSTEIDLEEILSGIKERTTHVTELLSAKTEEDSEAWHYNRMIQMIRDIEMKCFDPGLKTWKMQNLAKKHGNGRSARDLESIYFKSLIAEENEPLMDLQELREKYGNQVKEWLLHGFLPKATTLLLHAKGGVGKTRLAYDLLYHLATGQDWSGFSVTADSRKALIIQTDESPSDMSAALEDRGFTDQMTVKYKTRWLVDHMQQLRRDVESHRPDIVLLDSLTSISRQSCFTENDTEYARPVLMLRDIAQEFGCTFIIIHHSNSGGESRGTKAIFNSVSEVWNLKRDDTNNTDGLERLLTIEKSRSRAPAKYRLRFEPEDKSWRCLGKEGEDPNSSSMTIRNSIVEFLMKNRGVRFANEEIAHEIGGSINTIRQTTFELSLEGIITRIKAKALGRGYSSLYTISRETANTRDHLNSPYWITSFPSTTDVSVESDLSDPSSTFLVDHLNSSVPTGVSDVTDPAPAKNNEKNSGENSSFLQDPDRLTPQPLQNIEKKVIQISDPPKPISDPVPVDHLSSNTSLQTQPKEPQAPAPCTCPRTGLPLPKPFTISVTSPLGVSTALVTPLKIRKKDNRTECRFEFQFANGTTSRKVGSIAKGKPEAEEIVTKEIKARIHEAIKHPSRRYKVQQLIGTIQNPEVRWVANCKCIEIPDAPHSDWWVFQAPDFEIIQVASEQEFELET; the protein is encoded by the coding sequence ATGATAGCATCAATCTCTCACAACTATCCTACTAATTTTGAGTCTGTCGCTGATAGATTACCGCCAGAAAATATTGATGCTGAGGAAGCAGTACTAGGCGGTTTGTTGCTGGACAAAACAGCTATTTATCGTGTTTGGGACACATTAAAACCAGAACATTTTTATGTGTCAGCACACAAAGACATCTACCAAGCTTGTATAAGTTTAGCCAAAAAGCAACAACCTACTGACTTAATCAGCATTAATAATTGGTTAAGCGATCATGATTTATTACAAAGGATTGGAGGTAGGAATAAAACCGCTAGTCTTCTTGACAGAAGCGTTTCCGCTATAAATATTGATGCGCTAGCTAACTTATTGATTGAAAAATCAATACGTCGGCAAATAATTCAACTTGGTAACGAATGTGTCCATTTTGGGTACTCTACCGAAATTGATTTAGAAGAAATACTTTCCGGCATCAAAGAACGAACCACACACGTAACCGAGCTACTTTCAGCTAAAACCGAGGAAGATTCGGAAGCTTGGCATTACAACCGAATGATCCAAATGATTCGGGACATTGAAATGAAGTGCTTCGACCCCGGATTAAAAACCTGGAAGATGCAAAATCTTGCAAAGAAGCATGGGAACGGTAGGTCTGCTAGAGATTTAGAAAGTATTTATTTTAAGTCTTTGATAGCTGAAGAAAACGAGCCATTAATGGACTTGCAGGAGTTGCGCGAAAAATATGGCAACCAAGTTAAGGAATGGCTGCTACACGGATTTTTACCAAAAGCGACAACCCTACTACTACACGCCAAAGGCGGGGTCGGCAAGACGCGGTTAGCATATGACCTTTTATATCATTTAGCCACGGGTCAAGACTGGTCAGGCTTTTCAGTTACAGCCGATAGTCGCAAAGCCTTAATTATCCAGACCGACGAATCACCATCTGACATGTCAGCCGCGCTGGAAGATAGAGGCTTCACCGACCAAATGACGGTGAAATATAAAACCCGGTGGCTCGTTGACCATATGCAGCAATTGCGCCGCGACGTAGAATCGCATCGTCCCGATATCGTCCTACTTGATTCGCTAACCTCCATCAGTCGTCAATCCTGCTTCACCGAAAACGACACCGAGTATGCCCGCCCGGTATTGATGCTGCGAGATATTGCCCAGGAATTTGGTTGTACCTTCATCATTATTCACCACAGTAATAGTGGCGGAGAATCCAGAGGAACCAAAGCAATTTTCAACTCAGTTTCAGAAGTTTGGAACCTCAAGCGTGACGACACCAACAATACGGATGGTTTAGAGCGTTTGTTGACTATTGAGAAGTCTCGTTCCCGCGCTCCAGCTAAATATCGGCTTCGATTTGAGCCAGAAGATAAATCGTGGCGTTGTTTAGGAAAAGAAGGTGAAGACCCAAACAGTTCGAGTATGACTATCAGAAATTCAATCGTAGAATTCCTCATGAAAAACCGAGGCGTTCGATTTGCTAACGAAGAAATAGCACACGAAATTGGCGGCTCAATCAACACAATTCGCCAAACAACCTTTGAATTATCCCTGGAAGGTATCATTACTCGAATTAAAGCGAAAGCCTTAGGGCGTGGCTATTCTAGCCTTTATACGATAAGCAGAGAAACAGCTAACACCAGGGATCACTTAAATTCTCCGTACTGGATCACTTCTTTTCCCTCAACCACAGATGTTTCAGTCGAAAGTGATTTAAGTGATCCAAGTTCTACTTTTCTAGTGGATCATTTAAATTCTTCAGTCCCTACAGGCGTTTCAGACGTTACTGATCCAGCACCTGCAAAAAACAACGAAAAAAATTCTGGGGAAAATTCTTCGTTTTTGCAAGACCCGGATCGCTTAACGCCACAACCCTTGCAAAATATAGAAAAAAAAGTGATCCAGATAAGTGATCCACCAAAACCAATAAGTGATCCAGTTCCAGTGGATCACTTATCTAGCAACACTTCGTTACAAACCCAGCCAAAAGAGCCTCAAGCACCAGCGCCTTGTACCTGTCCTCGGACTGGCTTACCTCTACCGAAACCGTTTACTATTTCAGTAACAAGTCCGCTCGGTGTTTCCACGGCGTTAGTTACTCCTTTAAAAATCCGTAAAAAGGACAATCGAACCGAGTGCCGATTTGAATTTCAGTTTGCCAATGGCACTACTAGCCGTAAAGTTGGATCGATTGCCAAAGGAAAGCCGGAAGCTGAAGAAATTGTCACTAAAGAAATTAAAGCTCGTATACACGAGGCAATTAAACATCCATCACGACGTTACAAAGTCCAGCAATTAATTGGAACGATTCAAAATCCGGAGGTGCGCTGGGTTGCTAATTGCAAATGTATTGAAATACCCGACGCGCCACATAGCGACTGGTGGGTTTTCCAAGCACCTGACTTTGAAATTATTCAAGTAGCTAGTGAGCAAGAATTTGAGCTAGAAACATGA
- a CDS encoding helix-turn-helix domain-containing protein — MPKKDKKQQEVVSPLRILRERANLTQEQLGVRLGVAGSTIRRWESGTEPAMTRRQWKIFCQETGVNWDELPDDLSILAPIESEVS; from the coding sequence ATGCCTAAAAAGGACAAAAAGCAACAGGAGGTTGTTTCTCCCTTGAGAATTCTCCGTGAACGAGCAAACTTAACCCAGGAACAACTAGGGGTGAGGCTTGGTGTTGCCGGGTCTACTATTAGACGCTGGGAAAGTGGTACAGAACCAGCAATGACACGAAGGCAGTGGAAAATTTTCTGTCAAGAAACTGGAGTTAATTGGGATGAACTTCCTGACGATTTATCCATTTTAGCTCCCATCGAATCAGAAGTTAGTTAG
- a CDS encoding tyrosine-type recombinase/integrase codes for MKINGEGQASVLSNDDYAKIRKQIKSKKYKLLLDIAWYTGERWGALVQLKVDDCYNSDGSPRDCINFRASTRKATPDGKRTTRQVPVHQVLLESLLAYKHDSTSPWMFGDRTGEKAISVRWADMILRAAVDKAGLSAKGISTHSTRRTFITKLHRNGTDLYTIKKITGHKDFKALERYVEIDSDRVKGAIAAL; via the coding sequence ATGAAAATTAATGGCGAGGGACAAGCTTCTGTTTTGTCAAACGATGACTATGCCAAAATTCGCAAACAAATCAAAAGCAAGAAATACAAATTGCTTTTGGACATTGCTTGGTATACCGGCGAGCGCTGGGGTGCTTTGGTGCAGCTGAAAGTTGATGATTGCTACAACTCAGACGGCAGTCCCAGAGATTGTATCAACTTTCGAGCCAGCACCCGAAAAGCGACGCCGGACGGAAAGCGAACGACACGTCAAGTACCAGTGCATCAAGTACTTTTAGAGTCGTTACTCGCTTACAAGCATGATTCTACATCTCCTTGGATGTTTGGCGATCGCACTGGAGAAAAAGCAATCTCTGTACGCTGGGCTGACATGATTCTCCGGGCAGCCGTCGATAAAGCCGGCTTAAGCGCAAAGGGGATATCGACTCACAGCACACGCCGGACTTTCATCACTAAGCTGCATCGTAATGGGACAGATTTGTACACCATCAAGAAAATTACCGGACACAAGGATTTTAAGGCTTTGGAGCGTTATGTGGAAATTGATAGCGATCGCGTTAAGGGGGCTATAGCCGCGTTATGA
- a CDS encoding collagen-like protein, which produces MADCCAELKAELAALKAALGNQSGQCVDEYARRMAREALKTAYIADKHAYQALAEIERIKAKLGELAALAVAVAAAAAVAAAASAAAGAASAVAAGAAAKAADALEKIEHILNILDTLLFVKQVIEEIKSGQLSLETTVNALQLVVGGLRNRANTPGRPGKDGRNGKDGRNGKDGRNGINGKDGQRGAAGQRGLPGAAGQRGAAGQRGLPGTAGQRGLPGTAGQRGLPGTAGQRGLPGTAGHDGRNGINGKDGLNGKNGINGKDGLNGRNGTDGRSGVNGKDGLNGRNGADGLRGADGRNGTDGKNGVNGKDGLNGRNGADGLRGADGRNGTDGKNGVNGKDGLNGRNGADGRNGTDGKNGVNGKDGLNGRNGADGLRGADGRNGVDGRNGHDGEYKTITITKVETIMREVKIAGPAPIVLHGKDGRNGIDGRPGRDGHDGRNGVDAVLKPYPIPRNGVDGRPGRDGHNGINGRNGTDGRNGINGRNGTDGRPGLAGRDGLRGLPGTNGRPGLAGRDGLRGLPGTNGRPGLAGRDGLRGLPGTNGRPGLAGRDGLRGLPGTNGRPGLAGRDGLRGLPGTNGRPGTDGRDGLRGLPGTNGRPGLAGRDGLRGLPGTNGRPGTDGRNGTDGRNGINGRNGVDGHNGINGRNGVDGRNGTEGKQGKEGKPGEDAEVKFVSVQVPVCQCTKNAKGEWEPKKVYETVKAISNKAGTANNSTTIIGEYEELYKANAELCLAKNKEMEAYISVPDYWQTRSFQKPQLLIQFAENLGDGKIGRGRWSLVIPHYRYGKTHKPHFPDFEKGDVRGIQVLNDNSQIIVWCKSEAECIRVINAFKQYVDPYYLQDILPIETAKSNRKLKQVSVTSTLCQFFPLGQKDTVPEWSRKLRDKK; this is translated from the coding sequence ATGGCTGATTGTTGCGCCGAATTAAAAGCTGAATTAGCTGCTTTAAAAGCAGCACTTGGAAATCAATCAGGTCAATGCGTTGACGAGTACGCTCGGCGTATGGCACGCGAGGCTCTAAAAACAGCATACATTGCTGATAAGCACGCATATCAAGCATTAGCCGAAATTGAACGCATAAAAGCCAAACTTGGAGAATTGGCAGCATTAGCTGTAGCGGTCGCAGCGGCAGCAGCGGTCGCAGCGGCTGCATCAGCAGCAGCCGGTGCCGCTAGTGCTGTGGCAGCGGGAGCAGCGGCTAAAGCTGCCGATGCTCTTGAAAAAATAGAACACATTTTAAATATTCTTGATACTCTTTTGTTCGTCAAACAAGTAATAGAAGAAATAAAATCAGGACAACTTAGCTTAGAAACAACAGTTAATGCTTTACAGTTAGTCGTCGGCGGACTTAGAAATCGTGCCAACACTCCTGGTAGACCGGGGAAAGACGGTAGAAACGGGAAAGACGGTAGAAACGGGAAAGACGGTAGAAACGGCATAAATGGTAAGGATGGACAGCGCGGTGCAGCAGGACAGCGCGGTTTACCAGGTGCAGCAGGACAGCGCGGTGCAGCAGGACAGCGCGGTTTACCAGGAACAGCCGGACAGCGCGGTTTACCAGGAACAGCCGGACAGCGCGGTTTACCAGGAACAGCCGGACAGCGCGGTTTACCAGGAACAGCAGGTCATGACGGAAGAAATGGCATAAACGGCAAGGACGGATTAAACGGTAAGAATGGCATAAACGGCAAGGACGGATTAAACGGTCGAAATGGAACCGATGGTAGAAGTGGCGTTAACGGCAAGGACGGGCTAAACGGTCGAAACGGTGCTGATGGACTGCGAGGTGCTGATGGTCGAAATGGAACCGATGGTAAAAATGGCGTTAACGGCAAGGACGGGCTAAACGGTCGAAACGGTGCTGATGGACTGCGAGGTGCTGATGGTCGAAATGGAACCGATGGTAAAAATGGCGTTAACGGCAAGGACGGGCTAAACGGTCGAAACGGTGCTGATGGTCGAAATGGAACCGATGGTAAAAATGGCGTTAACGGCAAGGACGGGCTAAACGGTCGAAACGGTGCTGATGGACTGCGAGGTGCTGATGGTCGCAATGGTGTTGACGGGCGTAATGGGCACGATGGGGAATACAAAACTATCACTATCACCAAAGTTGAAACTATTATGCGTGAAGTCAAAATTGCGGGACCGGCTCCAATTGTTCTTCACGGAAAAGATGGGCGTAACGGCATTGACGGGCGTCCCGGTCGTGATGGGCATGACGGTCGAAATGGCGTTGATGCAGTTTTAAAGCCTTACCCAATTCCCAGAAATGGCGTTGATGGGCGTCCCGGTCGTGACGGGCACAATGGCATTAACGGTCGTAACGGCACTGACGGGCGTAACGGCATTAACGGTCGCAACGGCACTGACGGGCGACCTGGGTTAGCTGGTCGTGACGGGTTGCGCGGTTTGCCCGGAACTAATGGGCGACCTGGGTTAGCTGGTCGTGACGGGTTGCGCGGTTTGCCCGGAACTAATGGGCGACCTGGGTTAGCTGGTCGTGACGGGTTGCGCGGTTTGCCCGGAACTAATGGGCGACCTGGGTTAGCTGGTCGTGACGGGTTGCGCGGCTTGCCCGGAACTAATGGGCGACCTGGGTTAGCTGGTCGTGACGGGTTGCGCGGCTTGCCCGGAACTAATGGGCGACCTGGCACAGACGGTCGTGACGGGCTGCGCGGCTTGCCCGGAACTAATGGGCGACCTGGGTTAGCTGGTCGTGACGGGCTGCGCGGCTTGCCCGGAACTAATGGGCGACCTGGCACAGACGGTCGTAATGGCACGGACGGTCGTAATGGCATTAATGGTCGTAATGGCGTTGATGGTCACAACGGCATTAATGGTCGTAATGGCGTTGATGGTCGTAACGGTACAGAAGGGAAACAAGGTAAAGAGGGTAAACCCGGTGAGGATGCTGAAGTGAAATTTGTATCAGTTCAAGTTCCTGTTTGCCAATGCACCAAAAATGCTAAAGGAGAATGGGAACCTAAAAAAGTATATGAAACTGTTAAAGCAATATCCAATAAAGCGGGTACTGCTAACAACTCAACAACAATTATTGGTGAATATGAAGAACTTTATAAAGCAAATGCCGAACTGTGTTTAGCTAAAAATAAAGAGATGGAAGCTTATATTTCCGTCCCTGATTACTGGCAAACACGTAGTTTTCAGAAGCCTCAATTATTAATTCAATTTGCGGAAAATTTAGGTGATGGCAAGATTGGACGCGGTAGATGGTCGTTAGTAATTCCGCATTATCGATATGGAAAAACTCACAAACCGCATTTTCCTGACTTTGAGAAAGGTGATGTTAGAGGCATTCAAGTATTAAATGATAACTCGCAAATTATTGTTTGGTGCAAAAGTGAAGCTGAATGTATAAGGGTTATAAATGCTTTTAAACAATATGTAGACCCCTACTACTTGCAAGATATTTTACCAATTGAAACAGCTAAATCTAACAGGAAACTTAAGCAAGTTTCGGTAACTTCTACTTTATGTCAATTCTTTCCATTAGGACAAAAAGACACTGTACCAGAGTGGAGTAGAAAACTAAGGGATAAAAAATGA